The Bacteroidia bacterium DNA window TCTGTTTTCATGCATCAAGAGGGTGAAAAGGATAAAGAAGTGATGTTGCGGCAGCTGGAAGAATGCATAAAGAAACTGAATGAGCAGCAGCGCATGAGTGTTGAATTGTTCTTTTTAAAAGAAAAGAGTTACACGGAAGTATCGGGGATTACTGGATACTCCATGAACGAAGTAAAAAGTTTTATCCAGAACGGTAAGCGGAATCTTACCAACTGTATGAACGGAAAAAATGAGTGATCAGTTCCATAAGCTATTCGGACCCGACGGGCATATACCGGAGGAGATGATGTTACGTTATGTTGGGAAGCAGCTGAATGCTGCTGAAGAACATAAAGTAGAGCGACATACGCTGGGGTGTGAGATTTGCTCCGATGTATTGGAAGGGCTGCTGGCTGTTCGTAACCGGGAAAAGATTCCGGTGATCATTGATACCATTAAGAAGGAAGTACGTCTTCAAACATCTCCTCCACAGGTAAAGGTGGTCCGTATGACCACCCGCACCTGGGTTTCTATGGCCGCAGGTCTTACCCTGGTTCTTGGCCTTGGCTATTTCTTTATTTCACAGGATAAAGATCTCAGTTCACCGGTTACCACGGAAGAATTGTCCCCACTTAAAGAAGAAAATCAGGGAGGTGCGGTAACAGAAACCGGCAAGGAGGAGCCCAAACCGGAAAATCTGACTTCACCTCCTGGTACGGGAGAAAATTCCACTTTGGAACGAAAAGGTACCGGTACGCTCACATTCACTAACGAATCTGGTAAAGAAGAGTTTACGGTCTCAGAAGAAGAAGTGAATGCGCCGAAATCTGCTTCGGAAGATATTATTTTTACAGGCCCGGACTCAAAGGTTCCCCTGACTGATGATTTAAAAAAGAACGACGCTGCACCTTCAGAAACTTCAGTGCAGGAGGGAGACAACGACCTGCAGGATGTTGAGATAGAAAATAAACAGCAAAAAAAATCCAATTCAGACGTTCCCAATGTAATAAACAAAGGAAAAACGGCCGGTAAGAAGAAAAGAAGTTCCGTTAAATTCGGCGATTCATCCCAAAAGGAAAAAACAAAAGACGCGTCCATAAACGATAAGGCTCCTCCCGAAAAAACTGTTACAACCATGCCTCCGCCAAGCCCTAACCAGGTGATCGTGCCAACGGACAACAATACGTATAATACGGTTCCAAACACTTCCACTACTACTTCTGGTAATACTAATAATCAGGGGTATAATTTCGGTGGAATGGCCGATAGTATTTATGTAACAACTGATATACATTTTAAGCAGGGGATGACATACCTGGATACCGGTAAGACGGATCTGGCTATCGCAGAATTCCTTGAGGTTATCAAGTACCCAAAGCATCCAAAGTACGAGGAGGCCCGCTGGAATCTGGCTTTATCCTACCTTAAGAAAGGTGAGAAAGAAAAGGGTAAAACGTTGTTGGAGGAGATCAGCAAAGGAACCGGACAATACAAGCAGCAGGCCGTTAAGAAGCTGGAAGAGATTAAGTAGGTCAGACCAAAATTTATTTAATGACCTGACCTACTGAATCTGTTATTCTGACTTAATTAATAAACAATCACCTTCTTCACACTCTGGTTCGCTTCGTTTCGGATGCTGAGTGTATAAACTCCCTTGCCGAAGCTGGTGATGTCGAAGCGGTGACTGTAGTTTCCGGAAAAGGTACTCAGCTTCTCTGAATATACGGTTTGCCCTATCGCATTCTGGATCTCTATGGTTAGATTATGTGATCCCA harbors:
- a CDS encoding sigma-70 family RNA polymerase sigma factor; the encoded protein is MVFGICMKYLGDEDEAQDAVMLIFEKLLEDLKKHEVENFKSWLHSVARNHCLMYLRSRKSKQERLKEYKKDEEAVMESSVFMHQEGEKDKEVMLRQLEECIKKLNEQQRMSVELFFLKEKSYTEVSGITGYSMNEVKSFIQNGKRNLTNCMNGKNE